A stretch of the Phaeodactylum tricornutum CCAP 1055/1 chromosome 15, whole genome shotgun sequence genome encodes the following:
- a CDS encoding predicted protein, whose protein sequence is MSAAIRNEANSKPRDRRLRSNLLMKLVIMSGVGALGGFWLFYSVWETQCSDLLNQAQIRHSAVIAELQELHTKQTSALQNCVEGDATKEKALAERLKTQSTLVIKHHDLLQQYDEAKSRIARLEVELEGVTQTNQSLNEQLERLQNEVAESARSTQGAEKQIVLLRTQLEATRSVIKQSCAFNETIDMSSQRHKEEVLQIYAAIQRQSFAQLFQRFGEGPYEVEFLLSTESTTETVAHETFRVELLRSKDMPHTVLTFLSLVELRLYDGTTIAGTDGTVISGGIPKQAQTRAQSYLMRMYVEHGFGFSPLVIEETSPTMPCMAHTFGFTERGPGFIIPLESMSKNESPSCPGRISSGRDVLERLARDRESQLTIIEAKLVSRDIGSHDTEL, encoded by the coding sequence ATGTCAGCGGCGATCAGGAATgaagctaacagtaagcctCGAGACCGACGCTTGCGATCCAACCTTCTCATGAAGCTTGTGATTATGTCCGGAGTCGGAGCACTCGGCGGTTTTTGGTTGTTCTATTCCGTGTGGGAAACACAGTGCTCGGATTTACTCAATCAGGCACAGATTCGGCACAGTGCAGTTATCGCCGAGCTTCAAGAACTACATACTAAACAGACTAGTGCATTACAGAATTGCGTCGAAGGAGATGCCACGAAGGAGAAAGCTTTGGCAGAACGATTGAAAACCCAAAGCACCTTAGTGATTAAGCACCATGATTTATTGCAACAGTACGATGAAGCAAAATCGCGAATAGCTCGTTTAGAAGTGGAACTCGAGGGTGTGACGCAAACAAATCAATCGTTGAATGAGCAACTCGAAAGGCTACAAAATGAAGTTGCGGAGTCAGCACGTTCGACACAGGGTGCCGAGAAGCAAATCGTATTGCTGCGTACTCAACTGGAGGCAACCAGATCCGTGATAAAGCAATCGTGTGCTTTCAACGAAACTATCGACATGAGTTCGCAGCGACACAAAGAAGAGGTTTTGCAAATATACGCAGCCATTCAAAGACAGAGTTTTGCGCAGCTCTTTCAACGATTCGGCGAAGGTCCTTACGAAGTTGAATTTCTGCTTTCCACCGAATCGACTACGGAAACGGTTGCGCATGAAACTTTCCGAGTAGAGTTGCTGCGATCAAAAGATATGCCTCACACAGTTCTAACATTTTTGAGCCTTGTGGAGCTCCGTCTCTACGACGGAACAACGATTGCAGGAACAGATGGGACAGTCATCAGTGGTGGGATCCCCAAACAAGCTCAGACACGTGCGCAATCGTATCTTATGAGAATGTACGTGGAGCATGGATTTGGTTTTTCTCCTCTCGTAATTGAAGAAACATCTCCAACAATGCCTTGCATGGCGCATACTTTTGGTTTTACTGAAAGAGGGCCTGGTTTTATAATTCCACTCGAGAGCATGTCAAAGAACGAAAGCCCATCTTGCCCCGGTCGTATTTCGAGCGGCCGTGATGTATTGGAGCGACTAGCAAGAGACCGAGAGAGTCAGCTTACAATTATTGAAGCTAAACTTGTCAGTCGAGATATCGGTTCGCACGACACCGAGCTGTAG